From a single Silene latifolia isolate original U9 population chromosome 6, ASM4854445v1, whole genome shotgun sequence genomic region:
- the LOC141587771 gene encoding F-box protein At1g30790-like has product MKKMKMRVTSSNLRHSCQYIPSEVLTQILVQLPAKTLLRFRCVCKSWCSIIDNPDFVSMHLHIFNNNKNKNNFFNSSELLAIESSGEWEESGCLLTLRKADTLRKISNIFESSERYLLHGSCNSLLLISLSRISMYVGMRICNPSIRKLLLLPPCPLISSQMCKIAFVIGFAPRCKDYKVIAISFTPIEGVKIPDIEMRVAVYTLSDQQWCIRNDGLNMDFTTFARVFSCCSLSNAYYSEGAAHWLGRDPYGDCHHVGGMNKPTHLVSFNFDTENFTFLELPRAMGEIATSRCLFLLGESLAIIFLSFADFRKWVFKLESGKREWTQWFSGRSSAHVSNLLYYINSATRVLYYEGDGGYLVTEKNSCNIATNQVRLLGNSMSHRVDLVEYSESLLLCNGYGAEDMTSFPFVLHK; this is encoded by the coding sequence atgaagaagatgaagatgagggTAACATCTTCAAATCTACGGCATTCTTGTCAATACATACCATCAGAAGTATTGACCCAAATTCTCGTTCAATTGCCTGCGAAAACCCTATTAAGATTCAGGTGCGTATGTAAATCTTGGTGCTCCATTATCGATAACCCCGATTTTGTTTCAATGCATCTTCACATTTTCAACAATAACAAGAACAAAAACAACTTCTTTAATTCGAGTGAATTATTAGCCATCGAGAGTTCAGGAGAGTGGGAAGAAAGTGGATGCTTGTTAACACTTCGTAAAGCCGACACTCTCCGAAAAATTAGTAACATTTTCGAGAGTTCTGAAAGATACTTGCTTCATGGAAGTTGTAATTCCTTGCTTTTAATAAGCCTCTCTCGGATATCCATGTATGTTGGGATGAGAATATGTAATCCTAGTATTAGAAAATTATTGCTACTTCCTCCTTGCCCTCTTATTTCTTCTCAAATGTGTAAGATTGCCTTTGTAATTGGATTTGCGCCTCGCTGTAAGGATTATAAAGTCATTGCTATATCATTTACGCCTATTGAAGGTGTAAAGATTCCAGATATAGAGATGCGTGTTGCTGTTTATACACTTAGTGATCAACAATGGTGCATCAGAAATGATGGGTTGAATATGGACTTTACCACATTTGCGCGTGTCTTTAGTTGTTGTTCACTATCAAATGCTTATTATTCTGAAGGGGCTGCTCATTGGCTTGGAAGGGATCCATATGGGGATTGTCATCATGTGGGTGGTATGAATAAACCAACTCATCTTGTTTCTTTCAACTTTGATACGGAAAATTTCACCTTTTTGGAACTGCCACGGGCAATGGGTGAAATAGCTACTTCAAGGTGTCTGTTTCTTCTTGGGGAGTCGCTTGCGATTATCTTCCTTTCTTTTGCAGACTTTAGAAAATGGGTGTTTAAACTGGAAAGTGGAAAGAGGGAATGGACCCAGTGGTTTTCAGGTCGTTCGAGTGCTCATGTTTCTAATTTGCTCTACTATATTAATTCTGCGACAAGGGTATTATACTATGAGGGTGATGGTGGCTATCTTGTTACTGAGAAGAACTCATGTAACATTGCTACTAACCAGGTGCGGTTGCTTGGAAACTCCATGAGCCATCGTGTGGATTTGGTAGAGTATTCTGAGAGTTTGTTGTTGTGCAATGGATACGGAGCTGAGGATATGACATCTTTCCCATTTGTCTTGCATAAATAA